A stretch of Cyanobacterium sp. HL-69 DNA encodes these proteins:
- a CDS encoding Glutamine synthetase inactivating factor IF7: MNTKQQSRALMMRHQKMMRNRQQSMLGRVAAEIGMDVSNTEYYDTVKNAPLSSFASNYDRSNSSLS, encoded by the coding sequence ATGAATACCAAACAACAATCCAGAGCTTTAATGATGCGTCACCAAAAGATGATGAGAAACCGTCAACAATCCATGTTGGGTAGAGTAGCGGCAGAGATTGGTATGGATGTTAGTAATACTGAGTATTACGACACGGTAAAAAATGCTCCTTTGTCTAGTTTTGCTAGTAATTACGATCGCAGTAATAGTTCTCTAAGTTAG
- the pilB gene encoding type IV pilus assembly protein PilB, whose product MTQSPVSSSGKKLEKLSTALVSPDYFSPFGNKLIQSGYIDKDQLKNALVEVRNSKQPLVKVLESMTHKALSPDLVRQYKKHHLFELKILYGVDSVDPDADEISSDQMTELIDSVINIKVCRRHKLLPVRRINTEDPPVLVIAMVDPDNLAALDEVRKLIRLKGLDLQRIVITEEDYDRLIQIYYKEESEKRQKEEALQAKKAQDKLASVDDVIDDLNYDSLEEGKDESNDADLSSNDANQAPIIKLVNKVMIKALQESVSDIHIEPQEELLRVRMRKDGVLQEFFRLPRHITTAVVARFKIMAELDIAERRLPQDGKIRRVYQGRNVDFRVNTLPSRYGEKVCLRILDNSATQLGLDFLISDEETLLRVREIASRPFGLILVTGPTGSGKSTTLYSVLAERNKPGVNINTAEDPIEYALPGITQVQVIREKGMNFASILRAFMRQDPDIILVGETRDVETAKTAIEAALTGHLVLTTLHTNDAAGAIARLDEMGVEPFMISGALLGVLAQRLMRRVCTQCREEYAPDKEELSRFGLTASGEQSVTFYKARTLTGDTLQEAVNNGTVCSKCGGSGYKGRVGVYEFMVITETLQKLINKGATTDLIKETAVEEGMTTILAYSLNLVRQGHTTLEEVERVTFTDSGLESELKSKRKSSLTCQTCGAELQQEWMDCPYCMTPRFSD is encoded by the coding sequence ATGACTCAAAGCCCTGTTTCTTCTTCTGGAAAAAAATTAGAAAAGTTAAGTACCGCCCTCGTAAGTCCAGATTATTTTAGCCCTTTCGGAAATAAGTTAATTCAATCTGGATATATTGACAAAGACCAACTTAAAAATGCTTTGGTAGAGGTGAGGAATAGTAAACAGCCTCTGGTGAAAGTGCTTGAGAGTATGACTCATAAGGCGTTGTCCCCTGATTTGGTTAGACAATACAAAAAACACCATCTTTTTGAGTTAAAAATACTTTATGGGGTTGATTCTGTTGATCCTGATGCGGATGAAATTTCTTCGGATCAGATGACGGAGTTGATTGACTCGGTGATTAATATCAAGGTATGTCGTCGTCATAAGCTGTTACCTGTGCGCCGTATTAATACCGAAGATCCCCCAGTGTTGGTGATTGCCATGGTAGATCCTGACAACTTGGCAGCTTTGGATGAGGTACGCAAGTTAATTCGTCTTAAGGGATTGGATTTACAGAGGATTGTGATTACGGAAGAGGATTACGATCGCCTCATACAAATATACTATAAGGAAGAAAGCGAAAAACGACAAAAGGAAGAGGCTCTACAGGCAAAAAAAGCCCAGGACAAATTAGCCAGTGTTGATGATGTCATTGATGATTTAAACTATGACAGTTTAGAGGAAGGAAAGGACGAGAGCAATGATGCTGATTTAAGTTCTAATGACGCTAATCAAGCTCCTATCATCAAGCTAGTTAATAAGGTGATGATTAAAGCTCTACAGGAGAGCGTTTCTGACATTCACATCGAGCCTCAAGAGGAGCTTCTGCGAGTAAGAATGCGTAAGGATGGGGTATTGCAAGAGTTTTTCCGTTTGCCCCGTCACATCACCACAGCGGTGGTAGCAAGGTTCAAGATTATGGCAGAGTTAGACATTGCAGAGCGTCGTTTGCCCCAAGATGGAAAGATCCGTAGGGTATATCAAGGGCGTAATGTGGATTTCAGGGTAAATACTCTTCCTAGCCGTTATGGGGAAAAGGTCTGTTTACGGATCTTGGATAACTCGGCAACTCAGTTGGGGTTAGACTTCTTGATTAGTGACGAGGAAACCCTGTTGAGGGTTCGAGAAATTGCTAGTCGTCCTTTTGGCTTGATTTTGGTAACAGGGCCCACAGGTTCGGGTAAATCTACTACCCTTTATTCGGTATTGGCGGAAAGAAATAAGCCGGGGGTAAATATTAATACCGCAGAAGATCCCATCGAGTATGCGTTGCCCGGTATCACTCAGGTGCAAGTAATTCGGGAGAAGGGCATGAATTTTGCTTCTATTTTACGGGCGTTTATGCGTCAAGATCCTGACATTATTCTGGTGGGTGAGACGAGGGACGTGGAAACGGCTAAAACGGCTATTGAGGCGGCCTTGACAGGACACCTTGTTTTAACTACTTTACATACCAATGATGCGGCAGGGGCGATCGCCCGTCTCGATGAAATGGGAGTGGAACCTTTCATGATTTCTGGGGCCTTATTAGGAGTTCTGGCTCAAAGGTTGATGCGTCGGGTATGTACTCAATGTAGGGAAGAATATGCCCCTGACAAGGAAGAATTATCTCGTTTTGGTTTAACCGCCTCTGGGGAACAATCTGTAACCTTCTACAAAGCTAGAACTTTGACGGGAGACACTCTCCAAGAAGCGGTGAACAATGGTACTGTCTGTAGTAAATGTGGTGGTTCAGGATATAAAGGAAGGGTTGGGGTATATGAATTTATGGTCATCACCGAAACTCTACAAAAACTAATCAATAAAGGGGCTACCACGGATTTAATTAAAGAAACTGCGGTGGAAGAAGGTATGACTACCATTTTGGCCTACAGTCTTAATTTGGTAAGACAAGGACATACCACCCTAGAGGAAGTAGAAAGGGTTACATTTACTGATTCTGGGTTAGAGTCTGAGTTAAAATCTAAGCGGAAAAGTTCTCTTACTTGTCAAACTTGTGGAGCGGAATTGCAACAGGAGTGGATGGATTGTCCTTACTGCATGACTCCTCGTTTTAGTGATTAG
- a CDS encoding HtrA protease/chaperone protein → MSKVFSRIAISTGFLVAGISFGLWGGRQFNYSSQDYINPSVSSENYSIPLSDSPDREQDIENHRNFNFIAAAVEKVGPAVVRINASRQVSQNPSLEDFFGSMPSSPREDSGTGSGFIIQEDGLIITNAHVIENSDVVTVSLRDGRFFEGEVLGIDTMTDVAVIKINASDLPVVKLGRSQDLITGEWAIAIGNPLGLDNTVTAGIISATGRSSNEVGVPDKRVRFIQTDAAINPGNSGGPLLNIEGEVIGINTAIKANAQGLGFAIPIETASRISQQLATKGKAEHPYLGIQMVTLNPYTFNNYDFSIPDIYQDKQGVLILRVMPNSPAQQAGFKTGDLIIQIREQPIVKTTDVQEQVEQTNIGETLPITVNRENETLIVQVIPTEFPR, encoded by the coding sequence ATGAGCAAAGTATTTTCCAGAATCGCTATCTCTACAGGGTTTTTAGTCGCTGGTATTTCTTTCGGCTTATGGGGAGGCAGACAATTTAACTACTCTTCTCAGGATTATATTAATCCTTCTGTTTCTTCGGAAAATTATTCGATTCCCCTCAGTGATTCTCCAGATAGGGAGCAGGATATAGAGAATCATCGTAATTTTAATTTTATTGCCGCAGCGGTAGAAAAGGTTGGTCCTGCGGTGGTGAGAATTAATGCGTCTCGACAGGTGAGTCAAAATCCATCTCTCGAAGACTTTTTTGGCTCTATGCCAAGTTCTCCGAGGGAGGACAGTGGCACTGGTTCGGGTTTTATTATCCAAGAGGATGGTTTAATTATTACCAATGCCCATGTAATTGAAAATTCTGATGTGGTAACGGTTTCTTTGCGGGATGGTCGATTTTTTGAGGGGGAAGTGTTAGGCATTGACACCATGACGGATGTGGCGGTGATAAAAATTAATGCTTCTGATTTGCCTGTGGTAAAGTTGGGTAGAAGTCAAGATTTAATTACGGGGGAATGGGCGATCGCCATTGGCAACCCCCTAGGACTAGATAACACTGTCACAGCAGGTATTATAAGCGCTACAGGGCGATCGAGCAACGAAGTAGGAGTACCAGATAAAAGAGTTCGTTTCATCCAAACCGATGCCGCCATCAACCCAGGCAACTCAGGGGGACCACTATTAAACATAGAGGGAGAAGTTATTGGTATCAACACAGCCATCAAAGCCAATGCCCAAGGATTAGGTTTTGCCATCCCCATTGAAACGGCTTCTCGCATTTCTCAACAATTAGCCACCAAAGGAAAAGCAGAACATCCTTACTTGGGGATTCAGATGGTGACACTTAACCCCTACACCTTCAATAATTATGATTTTTCCATTCCTGACATTTATCAAGATAAACAAGGGGTATTAATTTTAAGGGTAATGCCTAACTCCCCCGCGCAACAGGCTGGATTTAAAACAGGAGATTTAATTATCCAAATTCGAGAGCAACCAATCGTCAAAACTACCGATGTTCAAGAACAGGTAGAACAAACTAACATTGGAGAAACCCTTCCTATCACTGTTAACAGAGAAAATGAGACTTTGATAGTACAAGTTATTCCCACAGAATTTCCTCGGTAA
- a CDS encoding HtrA protease/chaperone protein: MAIVSLLKKLISTLALSLIVSWGLFVYPSMALPTDISADSFVAQAVEKTGDAVVRIDTEKVVSGGFGFAPFMDDPMLSPFFGNGLSGRMPQERKVAGQGSGFIVDSSGIILTNAHVVSDADKVTITLKDGRKFSGEVTGTDQITDLAVLKVDSQGELLPAAVLGDSGAVKVGDWAIAVGNPVGLDNTVTLGIISTLHRSSSEVGISDKRIDFLQTDAAINPGNSGGPLLNAQGEVIGINTAIRADAMGIGFAIPINKAKEIQTTLAMGGEVPHPYVGIQMVNVTPDLARENNDNPNSAFMIPEVEGILVVQVLSNTPASEAGIRRGDVVVKVNNSPIGDAAELQNLVEKTGVDKNIRFSVVRGDRTLDLNLKTAQLR, translated from the coding sequence ATGGCTATTGTTTCTTTACTCAAAAAATTAATTTCTACCCTAGCTTTATCCTTGATAGTAAGTTGGGGATTGTTTGTTTATCCTTCTATGGCTTTGCCCACAGACATCAGCGCTGATAGCTTTGTGGCTCAGGCGGTAGAAAAAACAGGGGATGCGGTGGTACGCATCGACACGGAAAAGGTGGTTAGTGGTGGTTTTGGTTTTGCTCCTTTTATGGATGATCCCATGTTAAGCCCGTTTTTTGGTAATGGTTTGTCAGGAAGAATGCCCCAAGAAAGAAAGGTGGCAGGGCAAGGTTCAGGATTTATCGTGGATAGTTCAGGTATTATTTTGACTAATGCCCATGTGGTCAGTGATGCGGATAAGGTGACTATTACTCTTAAGGATGGACGCAAGTTTTCTGGGGAGGTGACAGGGACGGATCAAATTACTGATTTGGCTGTGTTAAAGGTGGATTCTCAGGGAGAACTTTTACCCGCTGCGGTGTTGGGGGATTCTGGAGCCGTAAAGGTGGGGGACTGGGCGATCGCCGTTGGCAACCCCGTAGGCTTAGACAATACGGTAACTCTGGGCATTATTAGCACCCTTCATCGCTCTTCTTCGGAGGTGGGTATTTCTGATAAAAGAATCGACTTTTTACAAACCGATGCAGCCATTAATCCTGGTAACTCAGGAGGCCCTTTGTTAAATGCTCAAGGGGAAGTAATCGGCATTAATACCGCCATCCGTGCTGATGCCATGGGAATCGGTTTTGCCATCCCCATCAACAAAGCTAAGGAAATTCAAACTACCCTTGCCATGGGGGGAGAAGTACCCCATCCCTACGTGGGTATTCAGATGGTCAATGTTACCCCTGATTTGGCTCGAGAAAATAATGATAATCCTAATTCTGCTTTTATGATTCCTGAAGTAGAGGGGATTTTGGTAGTGCAGGTATTGTCTAATACTCCTGCATCGGAAGCAGGAATTCGTCGGGGAGATGTGGTGGTAAAAGTTAATAATAGCCCCATTGGTGATGCGGCGGAGCTTCAAAATTTGGTAGAAAAAACTGGGGTTGATAAAAATATCCGTTTTTCTGTGGTTAGGGGCGATCGCACTTTAGATCTTAATCTTAAAACTGCACAGTTGAGATAA
- the apcF gene encoding phycobilisome core component ApcF produces MLLDAVTSLIKNYDVSGRYLDRDAIDSLKSYFQSGTARIQIANVINANSPELVLNAGKQLFEEVPELIRAGGNAYTTRRYSACLRDMDYYLRYVSYALIAGDTSVLDERVLQGLRETYNSLGVPIGPTVRGIQIMKEMIKDMAFASGIEDTSLIDAPFDHLSRELSEVSI; encoded by the coding sequence ATGTTACTCGATGCCGTAACTAGCTTAATAAAAAACTATGATGTCTCAGGGCGTTATCTTGATAGAGATGCCATTGATTCTTTAAAATCTTACTTTCAATCTGGCACTGCTAGAATTCAAATCGCTAATGTTATTAATGCCAACTCCCCTGAGTTAGTCTTAAATGCGGGAAAACAACTATTTGAAGAAGTACCCGAACTTATTCGCGCTGGGGGCAATGCTTACACCACCCGCCGTTATTCGGCTTGTTTACGGGATATGGACTACTACTTACGTTATGTTAGTTATGCCCTCATTGCAGGGGATACCAGTGTATTAGATGAGCGTGTATTGCAAGGGTTAAGAGAAACCTATAATTCCCTTGGAGTACCCATTGGCCCTACGGTCAGAGGTATTCAAATCATGAAAGAAATGATCAAAGACATGGCTTTTGCTTCTGGTATTGAAGATACTTCTTTGATTGATGCACCTTTTGATCATCTTAGCCGAGAGTTAAGTGAAGTCTCTATCTAA